The following nucleotide sequence is from Pseudomonas sessilinigenes.
TGAAGAGCTCGGCCTGCCCTATACCGTGCATGCCCTGAGCTTCGACAAGAAGGAGCAGAAGGCGCCGGCGTTCCTCAAGATCAATCCCAATGGGCGTATTCCGGCCATCGTCGACCGCGACAATGGCGATTTTCCGGTATTCGAATCCGGTGCGATCCTGGTGTACCTGGCCGAGCGCACCGGCCGCTTGCTGCCGACCGATGCCAAGGGGCGCTCGGTGGTCATGCAATGGCTGATGTTCCAGATGGGCGGCATCGGTCCGATGCAGGGACAGGCCAATGTGTTCTTCCGCTATTTCCCGGAGAAGCTCCAGGGCGCCATCGACCGTTACCAGCACGAGACCCGGCGGCTCTATGAGGTGCTCGACACCCGCCTGCAGCAGGTCGAGTACCTGGCCGGCGACTACAGCATTGCCGACATCGCCACCTTCCCCTGGGTACGCGGCCATGAGTGGTCGGGTGTTCCGGTCCAGGGGCTGGAGGCGCTGCAACGCTGGATGGCGGCCATGGAGGCTCGGCCTGCGGTCCAGCGTGGCTTGCAGGTCCCGCAACGCAGCGATGACGCCAGCGTCGTCAAGGGCGCCCAGGCCATGCTGATCCGATGAGGGGCCCAATGCGTTCTCTGAGTGTTCTGGGCCTATCGCTGGTCAGCCTGCTGGCGGTCGCCGCCGATCTGCCCGGCAGCCAGGATCTGCCCCTGGTACCACGGTTGACCGATGCGCAAATCGTCGACTACCGCCCCGAGGCGGAGCAGGAGCGGATCTACCCCATGGGGGCGATCCGCAGAATCAGCGGCCAGTTGCGTTTCGATGGCCAGGTCAATGCCCGCGGCAAGCTCACTACCGTCACCTACCAGTTGCCCGCCGAGCGTAGCTCCAACGAAGCCTTCACCCTGGCCCGCGAAGCCTTGCAGATGCAGGGGGCCGAGCTGCTGTTCTGGTGCCAGGCCCGGGACTGCGGCGAGAGCAGCCTGTGGGCCAACGAGGTATTCGGCAATGCCAAGCTGTACGGCATCGACGAGCAACAGGCCTACCTGTTGTTGCGCCTGGCAGCGCCCAGGGACAACTCCCTGGTGGCCCTCTACAGCATTACCCGGGGCAATCGCCGGGCCTACCTGCATGTGGAGCAGTTCGACGCAGGGACCCCACTGGGAGAGCTGCTACCTACCTCCGCGACCTTGCTGCGCCAGCTCAAGGATACCGGCAGGCTGGACCTGGCCAGGCTTGCCGAGCCACAACCGGCCTGGCTCAACTTGCTGTCGCGTGGGTTGAACCTGGATACCACTTTGCGGGTCAGTCTCTCCGGTAGACAGGCCGAAGCCTGGCGCCAGGCCCTGATCGGCCAGGGCGTACGCGCGACGCGAATGGAAACCGGCGACACCCAGGCATCCGGCCTGCACTTCGAACTGCTGCGTTAAGCTCTTGCAGGCGGCCCGCACTCGCGGGCTCGCCTACTCTTCACTGGTTACTCTTGCGCGAGACATTTCATGCCCAATAACGATCGCCTGTTGGTGCAGATCCTGCTCCTGGTGCTGTTCGGTGCCAGCTTCTGGGTGATGGCACCTTTCTGGTCGGCCCTGTTCTGGGGGGCGGTCCTGGCTTTTGCCAGCTGGCCGTTGATGCGTTTGCTGACTCGCTGGCTCAACGGCCGCGAATCCCTGGCCGCCGGTTTGCTGACCCTGGGCTGGATGCTGCTGGTAGCGGCTCCACTGGTCTGGCTCGGCCTCAACCTGGCGGATCACGTGCGTGATGCCACGGCGTTCATCAAGGATGTCCAGGTGGATGGCTTGCCCGAGGCCCCGGCATGGCTGGGCAGCTTGCCGCTGGTGGGCGAGCGCCTGGTGGGTTGGTGGAACAGCATCGACGAACAGGGCGCGGCACTGATGGTGGCGGTCAAGCCTTACCTGGGGCAGGTGGGCAACTGGTTGCTGGCCCGTAGCGCCCAGGTGGGCGGGGGCATCCTGGAGCTGACCCTGAGCCTGGTCTTCGTGTTCTTCTTCTATCGCGACGGCCCGCGCCTGGCGTTGTTCGTGCATCGCTTGCTGGAGCGCCTGATCGGCGATCGTGCGGGCTACTACATCGACCTGGTGGCCGGTACGGTGCAGCGCGTGGTCAACGGGGTGATCGGCACAGCGGCGGCCCAGGGCCTGCTGGCCTTGATCGGCTTCATCATCGCCGGGGTGCCCGGAGCACTGGTGCTGGGGATCGTGACCTTCCTGCTCAGCCTGATTCCCATGGGGCCGCCCCTGGTCTGGATTCCGGCCACCGCCTGGCTGGCCTGGAAGGGCGAGTACGGCATGGCGGTGTTCCTGGGGATCTGGGGCACCTTCATCATCAGTGGCGTCGACAACGTGCTCAAGCCTTACCTGATCAGTCGCGGTGGCAACCTGCCGCTGGTGATCGTCCTGCTGGGAGTGTTCGGGGGCTTGTTCACCTTTGGCTTCATCGGCTTGTTCATCGGCCCGACCTTGCTGGCAGTGGCCTACAGCCTGTTGCTGGATTGGAGCGCCAGCCAGTCACGGCCCCAGGAACCGCGCTGAGGCCTGCAGGGCGCTCAGGGGCGCGACAGTCGCAATACCGCGGTCAGGCCGCCGCCAGGGGTTTCCTCCAGGCGCAACTGGCCGCCCATGCGCTCGGCCGCTTCGCGGGCGATGGTCATGCCCAGGCCCACCCCGCCTGAGTTGCGGTTGCGCGATCCTTCCAGGCGAAAGAACGGCTCGAACACCGCCTCGCGCTTGTCGGCAGAAATACCCGGCCCATGGTCGATGACGCGGATCAGCAATTGATCGCGGCTGTCCTCCAGGGTCAAGGTGGCCTGGCCGGCATAACGCAACGCGTTGTCCAGCAGGTTGTTCAGGCACGATTGCAGGGCCATGGGCTGTACCAGCAAGGGCGCGCAATGGCCCTGGGCCTGGACATCGGCGCCCTGGTCCTGGGCGTTCTCGCACATCGATTCCACTAGCGCCTGGACGTCCATCAATTGCCAGATCTCGCTGGTGCGCTGTTCATGCAGATAGCTGAGGGTGGCATCGAGCATCTTGATCATGTCGTCCAGGTCCTGGCGCATCTGTCCTTGCAGCTTGCTGTCCTCGATCTGCTCCAGGCGCAGTTTCAGGCGCGACAGGGGCGTGCGCAGGTCGTGGGAGACCGCACCGAGCATGCGCCCGCGTTGCTGGACCTGCTCGCGTATGCGCTTTTGCATCTGGTTGAAGGTGCTGGCGGCTTGCCGTGCCTCGTGGGGACCGAGTTCTTCCAACGGCGGGCTGTCGAGGTTTTCACTGAGCCGCTCGGCGGCAGCGCTAAGGCGCTGGATGGGGCGTGATAGCAACTTGGCGCCGTACCAGGCTGCGATGATCAGCGAGATGAACTGGAAGGTCAGGGGCACCAATGGGCCGCCGAACCAGGGGCGCGGTCGCCGGGGGAAGCGTGGCACCGGGGCCGGGGCCTGGCCATTG
It contains:
- a CDS encoding glutathione S-transferase family protein yields the protein MIDLYTAATPNGHKVSILLEELGLPYTVHALSFDKKEQKAPAFLKINPNGRIPAIVDRDNGDFPVFESGAILVYLAERTGRLLPTDAKGRSVVMQWLMFQMGGIGPMQGQANVFFRYFPEKLQGAIDRYQHETRRLYEVLDTRLQQVEYLAGDYSIADIATFPWVRGHEWSGVPVQGLEALQRWMAAMEARPAVQRGLQVPQRSDDASVVKGAQAMLIR
- a CDS encoding AI-2E family transporter, translating into MPNNDRLLVQILLLVLFGASFWVMAPFWSALFWGAVLAFASWPLMRLLTRWLNGRESLAAGLLTLGWMLLVAAPLVWLGLNLADHVRDATAFIKDVQVDGLPEAPAWLGSLPLVGERLVGWWNSIDEQGAALMVAVKPYLGQVGNWLLARSAQVGGGILELTLSLVFVFFFYRDGPRLALFVHRLLERLIGDRAGYYIDLVAGTVQRVVNGVIGTAAAQGLLALIGFIIAGVPGALVLGIVTFLLSLIPMGPPLVWIPATAWLAWKGEYGMAVFLGIWGTFIISGVDNVLKPYLISRGGNLPLVIVLLGVFGGLFTFGFIGLFIGPTLLAVAYSLLLDWSASQSRPQEPR
- a CDS encoding sensor histidine kinase; this translates as MRGRVDTLFGRLFGVLLVAIVLAHLLAFFWFHHYGPPPPPPPPPPGSVALDNGQAPAPVPRFPRRPRPWFGGPLVPLTFQFISLIIAAWYGAKLLSRPIQRLSAAAERLSENLDSPPLEELGPHEARQAASTFNQMQKRIREQVQQRGRMLGAVSHDLRTPLSRLKLRLEQIEDSKLQGQMRQDLDDMIKMLDATLSYLHEQRTSEIWQLMDVQALVESMCENAQDQGADVQAQGHCAPLLVQPMALQSCLNNLLDNALRYAGQATLTLEDSRDQLLIRVIDHGPGISADKREAVFEPFFRLEGSRNRNSGGVGLGMTIAREAAERMGGQLRLEETPGGGLTAVLRLSRP
- a CDS encoding DUF4892 domain-containing protein — encoded protein: MRSLSVLGLSLVSLLAVAADLPGSQDLPLVPRLTDAQIVDYRPEAEQERIYPMGAIRRISGQLRFDGQVNARGKLTTVTYQLPAERSSNEAFTLAREALQMQGAELLFWCQARDCGESSLWANEVFGNAKLYGIDEQQAYLLLRLAAPRDNSLVALYSITRGNRRAYLHVEQFDAGTPLGELLPTSATLLRQLKDTGRLDLARLAEPQPAWLNLLSRGLNLDTTLRVSLSGRQAEAWRQALIGQGVRATRMETGDTQASGLHFELLR